GTTTAAAATTAGAATTCTTATTTGATATACATATCAATGCCATAGCTTGAACATTTGAAATGAGTCAGGCTGTTTGAATGGCAAGCACGTTGTTGCATTATTACTGGAAAACCCTTCTGAAAAAGGGTTTTCCAGATCTTTCCCAGAACTTTTATGGTTTTTATATCACGAGTCGAGAGCATATGTTTTTCAAGCAAAAGAAACCATAACCGAAAAGTTTTTGCTAAGCTTTTTTCAAAAAGCGGCTTTTGACCTTTCATCTGACAGAAAAGTTCAATTTATGACGAGGTGAAGTATAGAAAGTAAGTGTCGAACGGAGGGCCAGATTTCATGAGGTATAAAATGATGTTCGAGTATGAGGCCGACGCAGATATCTGAACAAGCTCTGGCAAAAAGGCATTTTTAGATGGAGCCATAAGAAGAAAAAGCATGTTTTCCTTGACACTTGGCAGCTTTTAATTAAATTTCCGGATATTGATCACCAAAATATCATGTTTTACTGAACATACAGAAGGAGCAGAAATAGTGGAGACCCCGAAAAATACATACTGGAAATTCTTTTTTAAGAATTTTTTTATATGGGTTGCATTCCTTGGACTATCAGAGGCTTTGATATATTTGATCCTGGCTTTAGCAGGCGTTTTTTCATCATTTTCCCAGATGCCTTCAGGATTAAAAATAGATATTCATGGCTTGCCCGGTTTTATATTTTCAGAAGAATTCAGACTTTACGCCTATGCAATACCAGCCGTGGCCTTTTTCATATTTGTGATCATAGACGCTTTTATTTCAAAAAGCATTACATCAGGAATAATTTCATCTCTCAAACCTTCTAAACCTCTGAAAGGCGAAAAAAAGGCGCCTGAAAGAGATCTTGAAGAGGAAAAAAGAAGATTTTTGCATTTTCTATCAGTGCTTCAGCGAGAAGGTCGCCTTCTTGATTTTTTCAATGAGGATCTTTCAGTTTATGAGGATGAACAGATTGGAGCCGCAGTCAGGGGGATTCATGAGAGCTGCAAAAAAACCATGAAAAAATACCTCGATCCTGTGCCTGTAACTGACAAGGAAGAGGGCGCGGATATTGTTGTGGAAGATGGATTTGATCCGGATGTTTTCAAGCTTGTAGGC
This genomic stretch from Desulforegula conservatrix Mb1Pa harbors:
- a CDS encoding DUF2760 domain-containing protein, producing the protein METPKNTYWKFFFKNFFIWVAFLGLSEALIYLILALAGVFSSFSQMPSGLKIDIHGLPGFIFSEEFRLYAYAIPAVAFFIFVIIDAFISKSITSGIISSLKPSKPLKGEKKAPERDLEEEKRRFLHFLSVLQREGRLLDFFNEDLSVYEDEQIGAAVRGIHESCKKTMKKYLDPVPVTDKEEGADIVVEDGFDPDVFKLVGNVTGNPPFKGIVRHRGWKASKQNMPELSKVKDASIMAPVEIEIQ